The Microcystis aeruginosa NIES-843 sequence GTGATTGAGACGCACAAACCAAGCGTTTTCTGCATCCATTAAAGCCAGTTTGTCTTGATTTTTCGGCTGGCGCAGACTGGGGTGGCAGAGAGCCATGTCATCGGTAACAGGACGCAAATCGCAAGTTTTGGGTAAGATTAGGTGGCGTTCATCCCCCGTGACCAGATTTTTTCCCAATAAGAGACTCCCATCGGGGCGGCGATGAGCCGGTTCTAGCATTTCACTTTTCCCCCCACCACTTGCCCCCTCATGCATAAAGGTGACTTTGTTATCGTAGGGGGTGATCACTTGAACGGTAGAAGCATGGGCTGTCACCCAGTTTTCCTGCTCTCCCATGGCTAACAGCACGCCATAGATTCCTTTTTTGGCAGAAGGACCGGGATAAAGATTGTAGCTGAATAGCTCGTGCAACCCTGGACGGCGGTTATGGACAACCACCTGCTTGCCTTGAAACACCTGATGGCGAAACGGCGGCGCCACATAGAGAACCGCCCCGGGTAAAAAGTCAGAACCGATTTCACTAGGATCGTCGATGCCTTGGAGTAGAGAAAGCCCTAATGCGAAGAAACCGGCGTTAGCGGGGGCGACAACCACAACATCCGGGCCTTTTCCCTTGACTCCGGCTACAAAGGTAAAAAGTGCTAATTCTTGAGTTTTTAACCACGCGAAGGTCTGTTGTCTTAGTTCTTCAAACTCAAAACCAAAACGAGACTTAAAAGTCGGTTTATTAGTTGGCAAATCGTCGCCAATGACCATACAATCGGGATCGCGCCGCCGCATATACGGTTCCGTATAATTAGCACTAATGCCATTGCGAACCCGACACACTAAGGCTTCCACCACTTTACCTCGGTTGGGGATGTCATAGGCGACTTCATGATAGCCGTTTTTGGCATCTTTAACGGCTAATTCAATTAGTTGTTCGACATCTGCAGCCAGGGTGAAATTCGGGCATGATTGCAGAATATCTGTTAATTCTGACGGTAACGAGAAATCGGGAAGGGGATTAACTACCATGTTCCCTCCTCAGGATGAGGCTGTAAGTATTATTACTTAATATAGCTTTCCGTCGAGCAACTTAGATTAATCGTTGATAAAAATCAATATTAGACCCGCCGCAAAAGACCTGTCATACTAAATCCGTTGAGTATAGGCTACTGATGAAGACAGGCAATAGGCAATAGGCAAGGGGTAGGGTTGATTCATGAATCAACCCTACTAGGGGGTAGGGGGGATCAAAGGCAAAATCTATCTCTACAAGCTCAAGGGTTGCGGATCTAACTTCAAATCGGCAAGACTGACATCACCGTGACCATTTACCGCCACCTCTAGGGGCAAATTGCCGTGATAAGCTTGGATTAACAGGGTTTTTAAGTCCTCGATCAGGGGATAACGGGGATTGGCTCCGGTACACTGATCATCGAAAGCTTGTTCGGCTAAATGGTCTAATTTGGCCATAAATTCGGCTTCAGTTTCGGGAATTACCTCTTTGATACTGGCCGGAATACCGATTTCCCGTTTTAAACATTCGATCGCTAATACCAATCTTTCCACACTTTCGGTCTCGCTTTCTCCTCCCAATCCCAAGGAATGAGCGATCCTGGCATAGCGCCACTTCACGTTAGGATATTTGTACTGAGAGAAGGTAGCCTGTTTAAAGGGGGCATCGGTGGCATTATAGAGGATGACGTGGGAAATCATCAAGGCATTGGCCAGACCGTGGGGAATGTGGAAAATGGCCCCCAATTGGTGGGCCATGGAGTGACAGATGCCTAAAAAGCCATTAGCGAAGGCCATTCCGGCCATTGTCGCCGCATAATGGACTTTTTCCCGCGCTTTCGGGTCTTTAGCTCCGTTATGATAGGAACTGGGCAAGTATTTAAACAGCAGTCGGATGGCATCTTGAGCAAGAGCATTGGTGTACTCTGAGGCTAAAACCGAGACGTAGGCCTCAAGAGCGTGAGTTAAAGCGTCAATTCCGCCGTAGGCTGTTAATTTTTTCGGCATATTTAGCACTAATTCCGGATCGACAATTGCCATGCTGGGAGTTAGGGCATAATCTGCCAGAGGATACTTAATATTATTACGGCGATCGGTCACGACGGCGAAGGGAGTCACTTCTGATCCTGTTCCCGAAGTGGTGGGAATACAAACCATCAGAGCTTTTTCGCCTAAAGGGGGCAATTCATAGACTCGTTTGCGGATATCCATAAAACGCATGGCCAAGCTCTCGAATTCTATCTCTGGATGCTCGTAGAGTAGCCACATAATTTTAGCGGCATCCATGGGGGAACCGCCACCGATAGCGATAATTACATCGGGATTGAAGGTATTAATGACATTTAACCCCCGTTCGACGGTTTCTAGGGAAGGATCGGGTTCCACATCATAAAAGATATTAATCGTGATGCCGATTTCTTCTAAAACTTCCTCTAAAGGTGCGGTAACTCCTAGGTCAAAAAGAGGTTTATCGGTGACAATAAAGGCCCGTTTTTTGCCGGCTAATTCCCGAATAGCGACGGGTAATGCCCCGTATTTAAAATATACTTTTGGTGGTACTCGGAACCAAAGCATATTTTCCCGGCGCTCGGCCACGGTTTTAATATTTAATAGGTGGGTAGGTTCGACGTTTTCGCTGATGGAATTACCGCCCCAAGTGCCACAACCGAGGGTTAAACTAGGATCGAGACGGAAGTTATAGATATCACCAATTGCACCCTGGGAGGAAGGGGTATTAATTAATACCCGGGCTGTTTCTACGTTGTCTTCAAAGCGTTTAATATGTTCCCGATTTGAGGGTGCGGTATAAAGCACGGCCGTATGACCTCGACCGGCAAATAAGACCAGTTTTTCGGCTTTTTTCACCCCATCTTCAAAGTCTTTCGCTCGGTACATAGCTAAAATTGGCGAGAGTTTTTCGTAGGAAAATGGTTCCTCTAAGCCAATATTTTCTACTTCTCCGATTAGTAACCTGGTATCTTCTGGAACAGAAATTTCCGCTATGGCGGCTAATTTTTCCACTGGTTGCCCGACGATATCGGGGTTGATATGACCATCTTTTAGGAGAATCTCGGCGACTTTTTCCCTTTCTTCGGGGGAAAGAAGATAGGCCCCGCGATCAATAAATTCCTGTCGAACTTCTTCATAGATGCTATCGACAACGATTACCGATTGTTCGGAGGCGCAAATCATGCCGTTATCGAAGGTTTTACTGAGAATAATCGAGGAAACGGCCATTTTTATGTGAGCGGTTTCGTCAATTAAAGCGGGGGTATTGCCGGCACCGACTCCTAAGGAAGGTCTTCCCGAAGAATAGGCCGCTTTTACCATACCGGGACCGCCGGTAGCAAGGATTAAATTAATGCTGGGATGTTGCATTAATGCTTGGGAAAGTTCCACCGATGGCTGATCGATCCAACCAATAATACCGGCCGGCGCACCCGCTTTCACGGCCGCTTCCAAGACAATTTTGGCCGCCGCGATGGTGCAGTCTTTCGCTCGCGGATGGGGGGAAAAAATGATGCCGTTGCGGGTTTTCAGGGCAATTAGGGCTTTAAAAATGGCTGTGGCGGTGGGATTTGTGGTGGGTACGATCCCCGCTAAAATGCCCACGGGTTCGGCGATTTTTTGCAGACCAAAGGATTTATCTTCTTCGATAATGCCGCAGGTTTTGCTGTGTTTATACTTGTTGTAGATGATTTCTGAGGCAAAATGGTTTTTAATCACTTTATCCTCTATTACCCCCATCCCTGTCTCTTGTACGGCCATTTTAGCCAGGGGAATGCGAGCGTTGTTAGCTGCTAATGCCGCTTTTTTGAAGATAAGATCTACTTGTTCTTGGCTATAGTTGGCAAATTGTTGTTGAGCTTTTTTTACTTGTTGAATGAGTTCTTCTAGCTCTTGTCTATTGGTAACTGTCATAACAATTTTGTCGAAAAAATTAGGCATTTTATTCTACTCTAGCGTTTTTCGGCAGGGGATTCGCTTAATCTTGGGATTTTCTTTATAGTTTCCTAAGCATTGGTATTATAGGATACTAATCCTAAATCCATTGAGCATAGGTTACATATCAGGACAGGCACTCATGCAAGAGGCACTCATGCAAAGGGGAGAATAAATAATCAGTTTTTAATAACTGGATTTAGTATAAATTAGGATTGACCAGTACCTAGAAAAAGTTTGAGGACAGAGACTCAATGATCAAGTTACCAGAAATTCAAGCTGGTGTTCGAGAAGCTGGTTCTATTCCGCACTCCTTGAGTGAAAAGTTTAAAGTTGATCACAGCTTGGCAACGGATTCAGGGTGAGATTCAACATCAAACTAGGATATCTCTAAACTCTAGAAAATCAATATCTTCAGAGCCACCGAATCAAAGAGAATTAAATCAGTCAATTTTGATGATACTTTGAATGATTAATCTAAACCCAGTTTCTTGGCGAAATTTTTCCATCCTCTCTGTTTGTGAAGTCTGAAAGGTAGGCTTTTTGTTATTGGCAATGTAGGCTTTTCTAGATGAATAATCCTCTATACCATGATTTTCAATAAATACCCGAATTGTGTTTCTTAGTTGCTTTTATCCGTCTCCTACCCACCCCGAATTTTTCCCCTTTCGTTCTTTTAATTCTACAAAAATCAAACAATTGGCATAGGTCAGCATTCCATCACAGCGTTTATCCATACCACTACCATCGACTTTTCTAATTTCAATACATTTATCAATAGCGGTAAATGTCACTTCAATTTCTTGAGAGTTTTCCACAATAGCAATCCAATCCCTGGGATTTTCTGTATCTAAATAAGCGGGAGTTTCTGGGGGAGGTGGCCGATCACAAATTCCAAATTTATGCCGATGGGTTTGACTCTGACATTTTTTATCAAAGAAATTGATCTTCATAACTGTTCTTCGATTTCCAGTAAATCATCAAAAAGCTGATTTGTCTCTCCTAGGGAAAGATTGAGATAATTTTCATCAGAAGGTAAACCCTTATATGTAGCAAGTTCTCGGATTTCTCCTTGCTCTGTTAATTCATATACAATAGCATCTTCTGCCCCTATACAAGAGGCTTTCGGGACAATTTGGTTGAGCTTTTCTTGGAGATAATCGGCGTTAGAAATCGCTGATGATAGGATTTTTTTGATAACTTTATCTGCTTTGATAGCTAGGGTTAGATCGTTGATAATATAAGGACTATGAGTAGTTAAAATGAGTTTATTTCCTTGAGTTAAATTGACAAATTCAAATAATTTATATAAAATCTTTTTCTGAGATTGGGGAAATAGATTCTGCTCGATTTCTTCCACAATATTTACAAAACACTCATTGCGGTATTTAGAAGATAACACTTCTAGTGCTGCCTTTTTTAGGTCATCGGAAAGATTATCATTAGAGATAATTTTCTCGATTTCCATTTTTAATCTTTTTTGCTCCTCTCCACTGAGTTCATTGCCGGAAGTTTCTTGAGTTCGATTAATCGATAAAGCAATATTTCGAGAAACGAGAAATAAAGGAACAAAAGACTGAAAACCACTGGAAGCTTCTGATAGATTTAGTTTATAATCACTACCCACAATCTTGGCCAGTCTATTGAGTTTATCAAATTTCAATTTAACCTCACCTACTGGCAAAGTCAAACTGCCAGATAATTCCTGTTGTGAGCGATCCAATTCTTCCCAGAAAGTATATAATGATTCTGGCAGTCCTTTGAGTTTTTCTGGCCATCTTACTGCACTCAAAAAGTTTCGCTCTGCTGGTACATACATAATTTTTGGTACTCGATACTTTGAATTATCAGTACGCTCGATCGATAATTTAGCATTTTCAAAACTAATTCGATAAACATCTCCATTGTATTCAATTTGGGTTTCGGGTAAAAAGTAATTGGTTAAATTTTGGTATTGACAAAAAGATTTAACAAAACGATTATATTTAGTCACATATTTTTCCTCTAAATCTCCACGATATAGAGCTTTTTCCAACCAGCTTAATGTTGATATTAATTTAGCAATGCTACTTTTTCCAGTTCCTTGATTACCGATAAAAATCGTTACTTTCCGAACGTCGATAAAACCATCATTTTCTAGTAAACCCGCCTTAATTGGACCGAAGTTTTTAACTTTAATTTGGCTCATTGTTACCCCCTTGATTGACGATGATAAATTTTGGCCAGTAATTTGTCCTGAAAAAAAGCTCGTGTTGAACACGAGCTAAATTAACTAACTTCAAGGACTAATTAGCCACCGACCTTAACTACCGGTTTAAAACTGGGAACCACCAGTTCACTATCCTGTTTAGTCAGCTTATTGTATAAGCGTTCCGTATTGGGGAAATTAGCGGCTGGTAGAGTCGGGAAACGACGATAGGGAACCGTATCTTCACCAAATAATTGTAGGTATTCCATGCTATTAACCATGGCACCGATAAAGGCCTTTAATCCCTTAGTTGCCAGAATTTGGTTATATTTCTGGATTTCTTTTTGATTCAAGGGAGCGCGACCTAAGAAGTGCTTGGTTCCCAATTCAATTACTTTCGTATTCGGATAGGGAGCATAGAATTCTTTCAGGTAAAGATCCGAACAACCTAAACCCTCAATAAACTCTTTCACCGTGATCTCAGCATTGCTTAATTTACTCTCTAAAGCGGTAAATTCGGCATTGATGATATAGGGTTCGAGATCCCGTTCAAAAATCTGACGATAGGC is a genomic window containing:
- a CDS encoding DUF4914 family protein; the protein is MVVNPLPDFSLPSELTDILQSCPNFTLAADVEQLIELAVKDAKNGYHEVAYDIPNRGKVVEALVCRVRNGISANYTEPYMRRRDPDCMVIGDDLPTNKPTFKSRFGFEFEELRQQTFAWLKTQELALFTFVAGVKGKGPDVVVVAPANAGFFALGLSLLQGIDDPSEIGSDFLPGAVLYVAPPFRHQVFQGKQVVVHNRRPGLHELFSYNLYPGPSAKKGIYGVLLAMGEQENWVTAHASTVQVITPYDNKVTFMHEGASGGGKSEMLEPAHRRPDGSLLLGKNLVTGDERHLILPKTCDLRPVTDDMALCHPSLRQPKNQDKLALMDAENAWFVRLNHITHYGTDPYLEELTIHPPHPLLFLNIEARPESTALIWQHIEDEPGKPCPNPRVVIPRDIIPNVVNGAVSVDIRSFGVRTPPCTKERPSYGIIGLLHLLPPALAWLWRLVAPRGHANPSIVEKEGMSSEGVGSYWPFATGRRVIQANLILQQILTTPKVRYTLCPNQYIGAWEVGFMAQWIAREYLARRGGEKFSRQQVVPSRCPLLGYTFRSMMVEGQTIGNWFFRVNLQPEVGNEAFDRGTTILKEFFAGQLRQFLEPDLDPLGKTIIDCCLSDASLEDYERLIPYPIISDED
- the adhE gene encoding bifunctional acetaldehyde-CoA/alcohol dehydrogenase; translated protein: MTVTNRQELEELIQQVKKAQQQFANYSQEQVDLIFKKAALAANNARIPLAKMAVQETGMGVIEDKVIKNHFASEIIYNKYKHSKTCGIIEEDKSFGLQKIAEPVGILAGIVPTTNPTATAIFKALIALKTRNGIIFSPHPRAKDCTIAAAKIVLEAAVKAGAPAGIIGWIDQPSVELSQALMQHPSINLILATGGPGMVKAAYSSGRPSLGVGAGNTPALIDETAHIKMAVSSIILSKTFDNGMICASEQSVIVVDSIYEEVRQEFIDRGAYLLSPEEREKVAEILLKDGHINPDIVGQPVEKLAAIAEISVPEDTRLLIGEVENIGLEEPFSYEKLSPILAMYRAKDFEDGVKKAEKLVLFAGRGHTAVLYTAPSNREHIKRFEDNVETARVLINTPSSQGAIGDIYNFRLDPSLTLGCGTWGGNSISENVEPTHLLNIKTVAERRENMLWFRVPPKVYFKYGALPVAIRELAGKKRAFIVTDKPLFDLGVTAPLEEVLEEIGITINIFYDVEPDPSLETVERGLNVINTFNPDVIIAIGGGSPMDAAKIMWLLYEHPEIEFESLAMRFMDIRKRVYELPPLGEKALMVCIPTTSGTGSEVTPFAVVTDRRNNIKYPLADYALTPSMAIVDPELVLNMPKKLTAYGGIDALTHALEAYVSVLASEYTNALAQDAIRLLFKYLPSSYHNGAKDPKAREKVHYAATMAGMAFANGFLGICHSMAHQLGAIFHIPHGLANALMISHVILYNATDAPFKQATFSQYKYPNVKWRYARIAHSLGLGGESETESVERLVLAIECLKREIGIPASIKEVIPETEAEFMAKLDHLAEQAFDDQCTGANPRYPLIEDLKTLLIQAYHGNLPLEVAVNGHGDVSLADLKLDPQPLSL
- a CDS encoding AAA family ATPase, producing the protein MSQIKVKNFGPIKAGLLENDGFIDVRKVTIFIGNQGTGKSSIAKLISTLSWLEKALYRGDLEEKYVTKYNRFVKSFCQYQNLTNYFLPETQIEYNGDVYRISFENAKLSIERTDNSKYRVPKIMYVPAERNFLSAVRWPEKLKGLPESLYTFWEELDRSQQELSGSLTLPVGEVKLKFDKLNRLAKIVGSDYKLNLSEASSGFQSFVPLFLVSRNIALSINRTQETSGNELSGEEQKRLKMEIEKIISNDNLSDDLKKAALEVLSSKYRNECFVNIVEEIEQNLFPQSQKKILYKLFEFVNLTQGNKLILTTHSPYIINDLTLAIKADKVIKKILSSAISNADYLQEKLNQIVPKASCIGAEDAIVYELTEQGEIRELATYKGLPSDENYLNLSLGETNQLFDDLLEIEEQL